A region of Moorena producens PAL-8-15-08-1 DNA encodes the following proteins:
- a CDS encoding zinc ribbon domain-containing protein, giving the protein MTNCPKCHQPINSKVITCPHCGAILKAYGHPGITLHQTTGDTPLCETCTYHADDTCTFPQRPYAKECTLYEDSSESTSEPEQIYNPQRGLLESVRLWCQRNPALLGLLVLIAASFLLALMATR; this is encoded by the coding sequence ATGACCAATTGTCCCAAATGCCATCAACCTATCAATAGTAAGGTAATTACCTGTCCCCATTGTGGAGCAATCCTTAAAGCCTATGGTCATCCGGGGATTACCTTACACCAAACCACAGGAGATACACCCTTGTGTGAAACCTGTACCTATCATGCTGATGATACCTGTACCTTTCCCCAACGTCCCTATGCTAAGGAGTGTACCCTTTACGAGGATAGTTCCGAAAGTACCTCAGAGCCTGAGCAGATTTATAATCCCCAGCGTGGCTTACTCGAATCCGTCAGGCTCTGGTGTCAAAGAAACCCAGCCTTACTAGGTCTATTGGTATTAATCGCTGCTAGCTTTTTGCTAGCCCTGATGGCAACTAGGTGA